A genomic segment from Blastococcus sp. PRF04-17 encodes:
- a CDS encoding 4Fe-4S dicluster domain-containing protein — MTTISSVSAAFTGRDPGNRLYGPVPDVAEQSGYVEEHPKRVGFFTDTSVCIGCKACEVACKEWNTLPMDDSHGVRDAIGLSGMSFDNTGQLGANSWRHVAFIEQSRAVDLPMPTFGRPGDDRQDGGPSPAESGSDVSLANAQQSVLNAEALSEFDPQTGQSGADKQIRWLMSSDVCKHCTHAGCLDVCPTGALFRTEFGTVVVQGDICNGCGYCVASCPYGVIDQRKDDGRVFKCTMCYDRLTDGLQPACATACPTQSIQYGDLDELQARADARLATLQAQGVETARLYGRDENDGVGGAGAFFLLLDEPEVYGLPPDPIVTTRDLPAMWKAAGKAAVMMVGVALTAVLGSRKR, encoded by the coding sequence GTGACCACGATCAGCTCGGTGAGCGCGGCGTTCACCGGCCGCGACCCGGGCAACCGGCTGTACGGGCCGGTGCCCGACGTGGCGGAGCAGTCCGGCTACGTCGAGGAGCACCCGAAGCGGGTCGGGTTCTTCACCGACACGTCGGTCTGCATCGGGTGCAAGGCGTGCGAGGTGGCGTGCAAGGAGTGGAACACGCTGCCGATGGACGACTCGCACGGCGTCCGCGACGCGATCGGCCTGTCCGGGATGTCCTTCGACAACACCGGCCAGCTGGGTGCCAACTCGTGGCGGCACGTCGCGTTCATCGAGCAGAGCCGCGCGGTCGACCTGCCGATGCCGACGTTCGGGCGCCCCGGCGACGACCGGCAGGACGGCGGCCCGTCGCCCGCCGAGTCTGGCAGCGACGTCAGCCTGGCCAACGCCCAGCAGAGCGTGCTCAACGCCGAGGCGCTGAGCGAGTTCGACCCGCAGACGGGACAGAGCGGCGCGGACAAGCAGATCCGCTGGCTGATGAGCTCCGACGTCTGCAAGCACTGCACGCACGCCGGGTGCCTCGACGTGTGCCCGACCGGGGCGCTGTTCCGCACCGAATTCGGCACCGTCGTCGTGCAGGGCGACATCTGCAACGGCTGCGGCTACTGCGTGGCCTCATGCCCATACGGCGTCATCGACCAGCGCAAGGACGACGGCCGGGTCTTCAAGTGCACGATGTGCTACGACCGGCTGACCGACGGGCTGCAGCCGGCCTGCGCCACCGCCTGCCCCACCCAGTCGATCCAGTACGGCGACCTCGACGAGCTGCAGGCCCGGGCCGACGCCCGGCTGGCGACGCTGCAGGCCCAGGGCGTGGAGACCGCACGGCTGTACGGGCGGGACGAGAACGACGGCGTCGGGGGAGCCGGCGCGTTCTTCCTGCTGCTCGACGAGCCGGAGGTCTACGGGCTGCCGCCGGACCCGATCGTGACCACCCGCGACCTGCCGGCCATGTGGAAGGCCGCGGGCAAGGCGGCGGTCATGATGGTCGGGGTCGCGCTCACGGCCGTGCTCGGCTCGAGGAAGAGGTGA
- a CDS encoding lipopolysaccharide biosynthesis protein, translating to MTQSEHRQDLGTLAVRGAAWSALDKWLGRILSLITFALLGRLLGPEAFGIVAAAQVVIMLLGVFTNSGLVPALVLEEKLDARTRASGFWLGLLAGLAPATLLLLIAPLAAGIFHVDGITPVLRVMAALLVIRGISVVPEALLLKELHFRAIALRSIVSAVAGSIVGLTMAFSGAGVWALVGQSITQALVAATVMWIAARIRPTFRPQVHSLRRIAKFSGKLLAIELATVVLQYGDNFLVGAILGTTALGYYVIAHRLLSVLQETITGVLDALALPIFARIKADRDRTARAFARATKVSLSGAAPLFLTMLMWAPVLIPLVFGDQWSQSVALFQWLCIAGIVNSVNFFNRSVLYAAGRPGLELLVMGVAAIVTLFASGIGAQYGLTVVAAAIALRAVAISPLRLATLKIAIGIRLRMLLREWLDPVLASIAFAIVSTGLSLALDTAPATLRLALATAAGLSAFAGCLHLRDRTFFPGLIRLLGRLRTS from the coding sequence GTGACGCAGTCAGAGCATAGGCAGGACCTAGGCACGCTGGCTGTGCGCGGCGCCGCTTGGTCGGCTCTTGACAAGTGGTTGGGGCGCATACTGTCGCTGATTACATTCGCGCTGCTCGGACGACTGTTAGGCCCCGAAGCGTTCGGCATCGTCGCGGCCGCCCAGGTAGTGATCATGCTCCTGGGGGTCTTCACTAACAGTGGTCTCGTTCCAGCGCTAGTCCTCGAGGAGAAGCTCGACGCCCGGACGAGGGCGAGCGGCTTTTGGCTCGGGCTGCTCGCTGGACTTGCTCCTGCGACTCTGCTGCTCTTAATCGCTCCACTGGCCGCTGGGATATTCCACGTAGATGGAATAACGCCGGTCCTACGCGTAATGGCTGCCTTGCTTGTGATTAGAGGCATAAGCGTCGTCCCGGAGGCGCTTCTCCTGAAGGAACTCCACTTCAGGGCTATCGCCCTAAGGTCCATAGTTTCGGCGGTCGCTGGCTCTATCGTGGGGCTCACCATGGCCTTCTCCGGTGCCGGAGTTTGGGCGCTGGTGGGACAAAGCATCACCCAGGCGCTCGTCGCGGCCACCGTCATGTGGATTGCTGCGCGCATCCGGCCAACCTTCAGGCCCCAAGTCCATAGCCTCCGTCGCATCGCAAAGTTCAGCGGCAAACTCCTAGCCATTGAGCTAGCCACGGTGGTTCTCCAGTACGGCGACAACTTCTTGGTGGGCGCCATCTTGGGCACGACCGCCCTTGGATATTATGTTATCGCCCACAGATTGCTATCCGTCCTACAAGAAACAATCACCGGGGTCCTCGATGCTCTTGCTTTGCCAATCTTCGCCAGAATAAAGGCGGATCGTGACCGGACGGCCAGGGCGTTTGCTCGGGCGACTAAGGTCAGCCTGAGTGGCGCAGCTCCCCTCTTCTTGACCATGCTTATGTGGGCGCCGGTATTGATTCCACTCGTCTTCGGGGATCAGTGGAGCCAAAGCGTCGCGCTGTTTCAGTGGCTATGCATCGCAGGGATAGTCAATTCTGTAAACTTCTTCAACCGGAGCGTCCTATATGCAGCGGGCCGCCCTGGTCTCGAGTTGCTGGTTATGGGCGTTGCGGCAATCGTAACCCTCTTTGCCAGTGGGATCGGAGCACAATATGGCCTAACCGTTGTCGCCGCAGCCATTGCCCTGCGGGCGGTCGCAATCTCGCCGCTTCGGCTCGCGACGCTCAAGATTGCCATCGGCATCCGGCTCCGGATGCTGCTGCGGGAATGGCTCGACCCGGTACTGGCATCGATCGCGTTTGCGATCGTATCGACCGGTCTGTCGTTAGCGCTCGACACCGCGCCGGCAACTCTGCGGCTCGCCCTGGCCACGGCCGCCGGCCTGTCGGCATTTGCTGGCTGTCTGCATCTCCGCGACCGGACGTTCTTTCCGGGCCTCATCCGCCTCCTGGGTCGGCTGCGCACGTCGTAG
- the nrfD gene encoding NrfD/PsrC family molybdoenzyme membrane anchor subunit produces the protein MTGGITSPEAGWRQADRGPATQRTGKRRRRGGGRGRGEVPMVDDVEFTSYYGRQIVKTPVWKSPDVPLYLFLGGAAGSSSILAALADVTGRPKLTKVARLTSAGGAMASVVFLVHDLGRPERFLHMLRVFKPTSPLSVGTYILSPFSAAAGATAAVELLGWFPRLKRFGEWWRRCSAGRWPPTPVCCWPTPRCRRGTSSTASCRTCSAHRRWPPGAASAWR, from the coding sequence ATGACCGGCGGCATCACCAGCCCGGAGGCCGGCTGGCGCCAGGCCGACCGCGGCCCGGCCACGCAGCGGACCGGCAAGCGCCGCCGGCGCGGCGGTGGGCGCGGCCGCGGCGAGGTGCCGATGGTCGACGACGTCGAGTTCACCTCGTACTACGGGCGGCAGATCGTCAAGACGCCGGTGTGGAAGTCGCCGGACGTGCCGCTGTACCTGTTCCTCGGTGGTGCGGCGGGTTCGTCGTCGATCCTGGCCGCGCTGGCCGACGTCACCGGCCGGCCGAAGCTGACGAAGGTCGCGCGGCTGACCTCGGCCGGTGGCGCGATGGCGTCGGTGGTGTTTCTCGTGCACGACCTCGGGCGGCCGGAGCGCTTCCTGCACATGCTGCGGGTGTTCAAGCCGACGTCGCCGCTGTCGGTGGGCACCTACATCCTGTCGCCGTTCAGCGCGGCGGCCGGGGCGACGGCCGCGGTGGAGCTGCTGGGCTGGTTCCCGCGGCTGAAGCGGTTCGGGGAGTGGTGGCGGCGCTGTTCGGCGGGCCGCTGGCCACCTACACCGGTGTGCTGCTGGCCAACACCGCGGTGCCGTCGTGGCACGAGTTCCACGGCAAGCTGCCGTACGTGTTCGGCGCATCGGCGATGGCCGCCGGGGGCGGCATCTGCATGGCGCTGA
- a CDS encoding polysaccharide pyruvyl transferase family protein encodes MASALEGIRDQTKDVLRSVIGPVGTEVALLDYPRYQNAGDALIWLGQLHYLRTLGCRVRYQASQFGFDARQLRKLHPSGPLLITGGGNLGDRWLPHQEMREAVVATFPDRRIIQLPQSINFSNEARRDAARSVFEAHPDLTLLMRDQVSLAAARAAFPGVKTRFCPDAAYGVGPLSRVGRPDVDIMLLLRNDTEAVPRILPTMEGVTVARADWRFPPGYGTLLWKMMLVPEALTRGLGTLGASVYGIVSANAGAMARANVFFARRVLGRGRVVITDRLHAMVLASLSGIPVIALDNSYGKVSAIYREYGHELSGTRFAASMDEAVELARQLLDQ; translated from the coding sequence TTGGCATCAGCACTCGAGGGTATTCGCGATCAGACCAAGGATGTTCTCCGAAGTGTCATTGGTCCAGTCGGGACGGAGGTCGCCCTACTGGACTACCCGAGGTACCAGAACGCCGGCGACGCTCTTATCTGGCTGGGGCAGTTGCACTATCTGCGCACTCTGGGGTGCAGGGTTCGCTATCAGGCTTCGCAGTTCGGCTTCGACGCGAGGCAATTGCGCAAGTTGCATCCATCGGGACCACTGCTCATCACCGGTGGCGGAAACCTCGGTGATCGCTGGTTGCCTCATCAGGAAATGCGCGAGGCCGTTGTGGCGACCTTCCCTGACCGGAGGATCATCCAACTGCCTCAGAGCATCAACTTTTCGAACGAGGCAAGGCGGGACGCCGCTCGAAGTGTATTCGAGGCCCATCCGGACCTGACCCTGCTGATGCGGGATCAGGTGTCCTTGGCGGCAGCCAGAGCGGCATTCCCCGGCGTGAAGACCCGGTTCTGCCCTGATGCGGCCTACGGGGTGGGGCCTCTCTCGCGGGTTGGTCGGCCGGATGTGGATATCATGCTGTTGCTCCGGAATGACACGGAAGCCGTGCCTCGTATCCTTCCAACAATGGAAGGCGTCACAGTAGCGCGGGCCGACTGGCGGTTCCCGCCTGGGTACGGGACGCTGCTATGGAAAATGATGTTGGTCCCTGAGGCGCTGACGCGTGGACTCGGAACTCTTGGCGCCAGCGTCTACGGCATCGTTAGTGCGAATGCCGGCGCGATGGCCAGAGCAAATGTATTCTTCGCTCGGCGGGTCCTAGGTCGCGGTCGCGTGGTCATAACGGACCGTCTTCACGCCATGGTGCTGGCATCGCTCTCCGGCATCCCCGTCATAGCCTTGGATAATAGTTACGGAAAGGTGTCCGCCATATATCGGGAGTACGGCCACGAGCTTTCCGGAACGCGTTTCGCAGCGTCCATGGATGAAGCGGTGGAACTTGCCCGGCAGCTACTTGACCAATAG
- a CDS encoding IS256 family transposase produces the protein MALDQSALLEVLEALKAADVDDRIRSAATTIYQALIEAELTAVIGAGPHERTEARTAQRNGSRPRTLSTTAGDLELRIPKLRAGSFFPSLLERRRRIDQALFAVVMEAYLHGVSTRKVDDLVRALGADTGISKSEVSRICADLDAEVSAFADRSLAEQPFPYVFLDATYCKARVNRRVVSQAVVIATGVAADGHREVLGFAVGDSEDGAFWTAFLRSLKARGLAGTQLVISDAHAGLKAAIGAVLLGASWQRCRVHFMRNVLAQVPKGNSEMVAAAIRTIFAQPDAEHVHSQLDVIAGMLGRQFPKVEALLRDAEEDLLAFTGFPVAHWKKVWSTNPLERLNKEIKRRTDVVGVFPNPEALLRLAGAVLVEAHDEWQVSDRRYLSEGSMALLTRPKQSDKEVAQPALMAS, from the coding sequence ATGGCCCTGGACCAGTCTGCCCTGCTCGAGGTGCTCGAGGCACTGAAGGCCGCCGATGTCGACGACCGAATCCGGTCGGCGGCCACAACCATCTACCAGGCCCTGATCGAGGCCGAGCTCACCGCGGTGATCGGCGCCGGCCCGCACGAGCGCACCGAGGCCCGCACCGCGCAGCGCAACGGCTCCCGCCCGCGCACCCTGTCCACGACGGCCGGGGATCTGGAGCTGCGGATCCCGAAGCTGCGCGCCGGATCGTTCTTCCCCTCGCTGCTGGAACGCCGCCGGCGGATCGACCAGGCGCTGTTCGCGGTGGTCATGGAGGCCTACCTGCACGGCGTCTCCACCCGCAAGGTCGACGACCTGGTGCGCGCCCTGGGCGCCGACACCGGCATCTCCAAGTCCGAGGTTTCCCGGATCTGCGCCGATCTGGACGCCGAGGTCAGTGCGTTCGCCGACCGCTCGCTGGCCGAGCAGCCCTTCCCCTACGTGTTCCTGGATGCGACCTACTGCAAGGCGCGGGTGAACCGGCGGGTCGTTTCCCAGGCCGTGGTGATCGCCACCGGTGTCGCGGCCGACGGGCACCGGGAGGTCCTCGGCTTCGCCGTCGGCGACTCCGAGGACGGCGCGTTCTGGACGGCGTTCCTGCGCTCGCTGAAGGCCCGCGGGCTGGCTGGCACGCAGCTGGTCATCTCCGACGCCCACGCCGGGTTGAAGGCCGCCATCGGCGCGGTGCTGCTCGGTGCCAGTTGGCAGCGCTGCCGGGTGCACTTCATGCGCAACGTGCTCGCCCAGGTACCGAAGGGCAACAGCGAGATGGTCGCCGCCGCGATCCGCACGATCTTCGCCCAGCCCGACGCCGAGCACGTGCACTCTCAGCTCGACGTCATCGCCGGCATGCTCGGCCGCCAGTTCCCCAAGGTCGAGGCCCTGCTGCGCGACGCCGAGGAGGATCTGCTGGCCTTCACCGGCTTCCCCGTCGCGCACTGGAAGAAGGTCTGGTCGACCAACCCGCTGGAACGGCTGAACAAGGAGATCAAGCGGCGCACCGACGTCGTCGGCGTCTTCCCCAACCCCGAAGCCCTGCTCCGCCTCGCCGGCGCCGTCCTGGTCGAGGCCCACGACGAATGGCAGGTCTCCGACCGCCGCTACCTCTCCGAAGGCTCCATGGCCCTACTCACCCGGCCCAAGCAGTCCGACAAGGAGGTGGCGCAGCCAGCCCTCATGGCCTCATAG
- a CDS encoding glycosyltransferase, producing MTEESLAIVHEWVSAAAGSEKVFEAIAQLYAGADLYALSVQPGVPLDLSGRKVLTTWLDHKRFRDRRSLTLPMMPVAWRLLQARSGRSYDTVITSHHAFATQNSIGRTARRHLAYVHSPARYVWSPALDPRGNVWPVKVLRPALKRVDRAAARRLTAVAANSAEVARRIQESWGVDATVIHPPVDTRFLAPGETIRSIFPSATASCLASLGGSNTKDSI from the coding sequence ATGACTGAAGAATCTCTCGCGATTGTGCACGAATGGGTGTCCGCCGCGGCAGGATCCGAAAAGGTATTTGAGGCGATCGCGCAGCTCTACGCGGGCGCGGATCTTTACGCTCTCAGCGTTCAGCCAGGCGTTCCGCTTGACCTAAGCGGAAGGAAAGTGCTCACTACCTGGCTCGACCACAAACGATTCCGCGATCGCAGGTCTCTGACTCTTCCGATGATGCCGGTCGCTTGGCGATTGTTACAGGCGCGTAGTGGTAGAAGTTATGACACCGTCATCACTTCTCACCACGCGTTCGCGACCCAGAACTCAATTGGTCGCACTGCCCGGAGGCACCTGGCCTACGTTCATTCCCCTGCCCGCTATGTGTGGTCGCCGGCACTGGATCCGCGTGGCAATGTCTGGCCTGTAAAAGTCCTGCGTCCGGCCCTCAAGCGCGTAGACCGAGCTGCAGCACGTCGATTGACCGCAGTGGCTGCGAACAGTGCGGAGGTAGCCCGTCGTATTCAGGAGTCGTGGGGTGTCGATGCGACCGTGATTCATCCACCGGTGGACACCCGCTTTTTAGCCCCGGGCGAGACGATTCGCTCGATCTTCCCCTCAGCGACGGCTTCCTGCTTGGCTTCTCTAGGTGGATCGAATACAAAAGACTCGATCTAG
- a CDS encoding ribbon-helix-helix domain-containing protein, with product MKTAISIPDHTFAEADRRARELGLNRSQFVTRAIERYLNELAEGDDLTDRINAALDAAGPEDPDDIAVRKAATRAAFARLDAEDGGWA from the coding sequence GTGAAGACGGCCATCTCCATTCCGGACCACACCTTCGCCGAAGCCGACCGCCGTGCCCGCGAGTTGGGGCTCAACCGCTCGCAATTCGTCACCAGGGCGATCGAGAGGTACCTGAACGAGTTGGCCGAAGGCGACGACCTCACCGACCGCATCAACGCGGCCCTGGACGCTGCCGGTCCGGAGGACCCCGACGACATCGCCGTTCGCAAGGCGGCCACGCGGGCAGCCTTCGCCCGGCTCGATGCCGAGGACGGCGGCTGGGCGTGA
- a CDS encoding type II toxin-antitoxin system PemK/MazF family toxin, which produces MIQRGQVRWADLGPPRGSAPALRRPVLVVQIDRLSRSRIATVAVVILTSNLRLAEVPGNVLVKPEDSGLPDPSVVNVSQLVSVDKAFLDDQPRGLLPLDVMARVDAGLRLVLGL; this is translated from the coding sequence GTGATCCAACGGGGCCAGGTCCGCTGGGCAGATCTGGGGCCACCCCGCGGGAGCGCACCCGCACTGCGGCGCCCGGTGCTCGTGGTGCAGATCGACCGGCTGTCCCGCTCTCGGATCGCGACGGTTGCGGTCGTGATCCTGACGTCGAATCTGCGCCTGGCTGAGGTGCCGGGCAACGTCCTCGTGAAGCCGGAGGACTCCGGCCTGCCCGACCCTTCGGTCGTCAATGTGAGCCAGCTGGTCTCGGTGGACAAGGCATTCCTGGACGACCAACCTCGAGGTCTGCTGCCGCTGGACGTCATGGCCCGCGTCGATGCCGGCCTGCGGCTGGTGCTCGGGCTCTGA
- a CDS encoding glycosyltransferase family 2 protein has translation MGEFASRGLDLRLVSSARGAARGRNVAEAALPGTLDVLLFPNDTTVFHPDSLDQINQQLGEAKAGCVTVVDRFGDRLRVPARGTRLNRHNVWSIILPAMVVRQSIFRDLGGFDETLGTGAATPWQSGEETDFFLRYLLRYGTEGFAWLPEVRIGGLSDAEGLSRLERRRKLRGYARGYGRILRMHRYGVAWSLRALAAGATFSLRHRGEYQALDGVAVLVGRLEGLLGLTFARPTEVAVER, from the coding sequence GTGGGCGAGTTCGCCTCCCGGGGACTTGACCTTCGCCTCGTCAGCTCGGCTCGCGGAGCAGCCAGGGGGCGGAACGTTGCTGAGGCTGCCCTCCCGGGCACGCTTGACGTCTTGTTGTTCCCAAATGACACGACGGTCTTCCATCCAGACTCGCTTGACCAGATCAATCAACAACTGGGCGAGGCGAAAGCTGGCTGTGTCACGGTCGTGGACCGATTCGGGGACAGGCTGCGCGTCCCCGCTCGCGGCACCCGACTGAACCGACACAACGTATGGTCGATAATCTTGCCGGCCATGGTTGTTAGGCAATCGATCTTCCGTGATCTCGGTGGTTTCGATGAGACGCTGGGGACGGGGGCGGCGACACCTTGGCAGTCCGGAGAGGAAACGGACTTCTTTCTAAGGTACCTCCTCAGGTACGGAACTGAGGGATTCGCCTGGTTGCCAGAAGTGCGTATCGGAGGGCTCAGTGACGCTGAAGGTCTGAGTCGTCTGGAGCGACGGCGAAAGTTGCGGGGGTATGCCCGCGGGTATGGCCGCATCCTGCGGATGCATCGATACGGTGTCGCTTGGAGCCTTCGTGCACTCGCCGCCGGAGCGACGTTCAGCCTCCGGCACAGAGGTGAGTATCAGGCTTTGGACGGTGTCGCGGTTCTGGTCGGAAGGCTGGAGGGGCTCCTTGGTCTCACTTTCGCTCGCCCAACCGAAGTCGCCGTAGAACGATGA
- a CDS encoding SGNH/GDSL hydrolase family protein, translated as MAARPGPPGFFRSLPLPSRREAAVIAAVLLVTGLLVAGAAWHASNRTIPTYEPPVRAGAPPSTTTPTTTPTTTPTTTPTTQPPVDRAPVLAVYGDWYVSGTDEGGSGAAGWPAIVSQRLGAAGPSVHAVPDAGYVTASAVTGDTIVSLVEDAPEPAADVTIVFGGRNDYAAAPAEIAAAATRTFAAIRAAAPQTRLLVIGPVWPEEVVPPELPPVRDVIRQAAAASGAAFVDPLAERWLVDSPGAISTDDISPTDEGHLRLTDRIEPLVRRLLADRAPR; from the coding sequence GTGGCAGCGCGGCCCGGTCCACCGGGCTTCTTCCGCAGCCTTCCGCTGCCGAGCCGTCGAGAGGCCGCGGTGATCGCCGCGGTCCTGCTGGTCACCGGACTCCTGGTGGCCGGGGCTGCCTGGCACGCGAGCAATCGCACGATTCCCACCTACGAACCGCCGGTTCGCGCCGGCGCACCTCCGTCGACGACCACGCCGACGACCACGCCGACCACCACGCCGACCACCACGCCGACGACGCAGCCTCCGGTCGACCGGGCTCCGGTCCTCGCCGTCTACGGGGACTGGTACGTGTCCGGGACCGATGAGGGGGGCAGTGGTGCGGCCGGGTGGCCGGCGATCGTCAGCCAACGGCTCGGCGCCGCGGGGCCGTCGGTCCACGCCGTCCCGGATGCCGGATACGTCACGGCATCAGCCGTCACGGGAGACACCATCGTCTCGCTCGTCGAGGACGCCCCCGAGCCCGCGGCCGACGTGACGATCGTCTTCGGCGGCCGCAACGACTACGCCGCGGCACCGGCCGAGATCGCCGCTGCGGCCACCCGTACCTTCGCGGCTATCCGCGCCGCGGCACCGCAGACCCGGCTCCTGGTCATCGGCCCTGTCTGGCCGGAGGAGGTCGTACCGCCGGAACTGCCGCCGGTGCGCGACGTCATCCGGCAGGCGGCGGCCGCCTCAGGTGCGGCCTTCGTCGATCCGCTGGCCGAGCGGTGGCTCGTCGACAGTCCAGGCGCGATCAGCACCGACGACATCAGCCCGACCGACGAGGGCCACCTCCGGCTGACCGATCGGATCGAGCCGCTGGTGCGCCGACTGCTGGCCGACCGGGCGCCGCGGTGA
- a CDS encoding glycosyltransferase family 2 protein, producing the protein MAISFIVRTFNSMATLPDCLASIHAQTVPHEIVVVDSGSFDGTVEYARAHADVVLEIAHEEFTYGRALNLGMQAARHAICAPLSSHCVLTSPEHAAIALAIHEDPRVCATNGMLFDPEGHPLTSTYFERRWSGGLGYSHHSATVSRAVWQQEPFNEGLTASEDKDWARRVLRGDRIIAFDRRLFVSSAHRRGQGIRALHARGRREGEADARLRSDLADSPAKASLRAWLHDLPKPRRYPYLAYLVYPKRLVELHGRYLGYRVAAVDVRSRSAEKGEP; encoded by the coding sequence GTGGCGATCTCTTTTATCGTCCGGACCTTCAACAGTATGGCGACGTTGCCAGACTGCCTGGCGAGCATCCACGCCCAAACCGTGCCCCACGAGATCGTCGTCGTGGACAGCGGATCCTTCGACGGCACAGTCGAGTACGCGCGGGCGCACGCGGACGTTGTTCTTGAGATTGCGCATGAAGAGTTCACATACGGCCGGGCCCTCAACTTGGGCATGCAGGCGGCTCGACATGCCATTTGCGCCCCCCTCAGTTCCCACTGCGTGCTCACATCACCCGAGCACGCGGCGATCGCCCTGGCCATCCACGAGGACCCACGCGTCTGTGCAACCAATGGCATGCTATTCGATCCAGAGGGCCATCCACTCACCAGCACCTACTTTGAAAGACGATGGAGTGGCGGGCTCGGCTACTCACATCACAGTGCGACGGTGTCTCGGGCCGTGTGGCAACAGGAGCCGTTCAACGAAGGGTTGACCGCCAGCGAGGATAAGGACTGGGCGAGACGTGTACTCCGGGGTGACCGGATCATCGCGTTCGATCGACGACTGTTCGTGAGTAGCGCTCATAGGCGAGGACAAGGCATCAGGGCGCTTCACGCCCGTGGACGGCGGGAGGGGGAAGCCGACGCTCGCCTGCGTTCCGATCTAGCGGACTCTCCCGCCAAGGCCTCGCTCCGCGCCTGGCTGCACGACCTGCCCAAGCCTCGCCGATATCCTTACCTGGCATATCTCGTGTATCCGAAGCGGCTGGTGGAGCTGCACGGCCGATATCTAGGCTACCGGGTCGCTGCAGTGGATGTGCGGTCGCGCTCCGCCGAGAAAGGCGAGCCGTAG